A region from the Paludicola sp. MB14-C6 genome encodes:
- a CDS encoding RNA polymerase sigma factor produces MLPIEELYVRNKQDVYYYLMSLTHNPTLSEDLLSETFLNAIKSLPNFKGDSTIKTWLFSIARNLWLQNLRKQKPTLEYDDLLELYVTDSFEERYIAKQAITRLQELLLTKDGNMQKVFQMRVDGYSYHEIATKLHISESSARVIDFRIKKWLKATLQEEELI; encoded by the coding sequence GTGTTACCAATAGAAGAATTGTACGTACGAAATAAACAAGATGTTTATTATTATCTCATGAGTTTAACACATAATCCAACCCTTTCAGAGGACTTGTTGTCAGAAACTTTTTTAAACGCAATCAAATCATTGCCAAACTTTAAAGGGGATTCAACAATTAAAACATGGTTATTCTCTATTGCAAGAAACTTATGGCTGCAAAATTTAAGAAAGCAAAAGCCAACATTAGAATACGATGACCTTTTAGAATTATATGTAACAGATAGTTTTGAGGAGCGATACATAGCAAAGCAAGCCATAACCCGTTTGCAAGAATTGCTCCTAACAAAAGATGGAAATATGCAAAAGGTATTCCAAATGCGTGTTGACGGATATTCTTATCATGAAATTGCAACGAAGCTTCATATTTCAGAAAGTTCAGCAAGGGTTATTGATTTTCGCATCAAGAAATGGTTAAAAGCGACACTTCAAGAGGAGGAGTTGATATAA
- a CDS encoding MBL fold metallo-hydrolase — protein sequence MLKQLTNNIYYLPATDEADRPTLGYIKGTRCSLIVDAGNSKEHTDLFQQELYKANLPIADYVAITHWHWDHTFGMHAIAGKTIASRLTNERLKTVATWEWTEEAMQHRLQTGEDITFCDTHIRVEYPNRNQIVVKTADVVFENHLTIDLGNLTCELIRVGGPHSEDSVIIYVPEEKVLFMGDVDCSDYYHNNGKYDKVKLEELIQILEAIDFTIGVLGHDLPQSKQEIIDYQKEELAKI from the coding sequence ATGCTAAAACAACTAACCAACAATATATATTATCTTCCTGCAACAGATGAGGCGGATCGCCCAACTTTAGGTTATATCAAAGGTACGCGATGTTCTTTGATTGTCGATGCAGGAAATTCAAAAGAACATACTGATTTATTTCAACAAGAACTATATAAAGCAAATCTACCAATAGCAGACTATGTTGCCATTACGCATTGGCACTGGGATCATACCTTTGGAATGCATGCGATAGCAGGAAAAACGATAGCGAGCAGACTAACCAATGAGCGACTTAAAACTGTTGCAACATGGGAATGGACAGAAGAAGCAATGCAACACCGCTTACAAACAGGTGAAGACATTACATTTTGCGATACACATATTCGTGTGGAATATCCGAATCGAAATCAAATTGTTGTAAAAACAGCTGATGTCGTTTTTGAAAATCATCTTACCATCGATTTAGGAAATTTAACATGTGAACTTATTAGAGTTGGAGGCCCACATAGTGAAGATTCAGTCATTATCTATGTGCCGGAAGAAAAAGTTTTGTTTATGGGTGATGTGGATTGTAGTGATTATTATCACAATAATGGTAAATATGATAAAGTAAAACTAGAAGAATTGATTCAAATTTTAGAAGCAATTGATTTTACAATTGGTGTACTAGGTCATGATTTACCACAAAGCAAACAAGAGATTATTGATTATCAAAAAGAAGAACTAGCAAAGATATAG